From the Daphnia magna isolate NIES linkage group LG3, ASM2063170v1.1, whole genome shotgun sequence genome, one window contains:
- the LOC123470707 gene encoding LOW QUALITY PROTEIN: mucin-5AC-like (The sequence of the model RefSeq protein was modified relative to this genomic sequence to represent the inferred CDS: deleted 2 bases in 1 codon) — protein FGAIQGAIFHQGAVNDNQLNGKRFLRCPAAVTVSLLKRLIRGKYGLDTNHALDILCGDSFLCDEYSLVDLAYIYNWRRKGPMRLKYRIYQKVQNSTSLTNGTCVNEELPQKIPTTNKQETLDEEKKITNEVQLEISETTMSVLNVVARNGITEDIDARFPVLSAKKPRSDEKNSPSPKPEPGIESAPIQIPTLSPPDISVNSKPETPVDCATSIDVKTGVPDEVKKASDVSESSTAATTEIAGNSSVSHPVVSVRNKLTVLTVSQSKRQPSPSLAAEDAAARLKHLLNPISSASGTTTSQSSRDSSIQPLRFPAAAWLNLARGVPNRPAPLTLASGSPFSNRPPISPAHFISSFIASHPHYPYLSPLGLPPPSDGKKSLPSSTASSSSSSSSSSAVSQQTHKSTSPRTSNNFPTPTFNLNALQQCTYPSSLSPLLPNLPRELVGSFYHSSYVPRPFMSNRGSPHISPKSLSSSSSSVNNNSGGGFHPSMPPTVTTTTTNSPSSTTGKKSSPGLRPLVPRRTVAPPPPLVPIGTTPSSVRSPPTLLPINEVVEKDLSAAKTTPSPTASNCKTVVESIVTRMDEDIKSDAASKPSDCEPVTAEQENQHSPRQENGKAEVDCGKVDALKILPSECSVSKTASDNVNSELENQSDSKVEVAATTPS, from the exons tttggcGCCATCCAAGGCGCCATTTTTCACCAAGGCGCCGTCAATGATAACCAGTTGAACGGAAAGCGATTCCTTCGATGCCCAGCTGCCGTTACAGTGAGCCTTTTGAAGCGTCTTATTCGTGGAAAATACGGGCTAGATACTAATCACGCTCTAGATATTCTCTGTGGAGACTCTTTTCTGTGCGACGAATATTCCCTAGTGGACCTAGCTTACATCTATAACTGGCGGCGGAAAGGTCCCATGAGACTGAAGTATCGTATTTACCAAAAGGTGCAGAATTCCACTTCTCTGACCAATGGCACCTGTGTTAATGAAGAACTTCCACAAAAAATtccaacaacaaacaaacaagagacGTTGGACGAGGAGAAAAAGATAACGAATGAAGTCCAACTTGAAATCAGTGAAACTACTATGAGTGTCTTGAATGTAGTTGCAAGAAATGGCATTACAGAAGATATTGACGCCCGGTTTCCAGTTCTGTCAGCGAAAAAACCG CGATCTGACGAGAAAAATTCTCCTTCGCCCAAACCAGAGCCGGGCATTGAATCAGCGCCGATACAGATTCCCACCCTTTCACCTCCTGATATTTCTGTTAATAGCAAACCAGAAACCCCGGTGGATTGTGCGACTTCTATTGATGTCAAAACGGGAGTTCCTGATGAAGTAAAAAAGGCGTCTGATGTTAGTGAGAGTTCTACTGCAGCTACGACGGAAATCGCTGGTAATTCTTCTGTCTCACATCCCGTTGTATCGGTTCGCAATAAACTCACTGTGTTAACGGTTTCTCAGTCAAAAAGACAACCATCGCCCAGTTTGGCTGCTGAGGATGCGGCTGCTCGCCTAAAGCATCTACTGAACCCCATTTCTTCAGCATCTGGTACAACGACGTCCCAATCTTCTAGGGACAGTTCTATTCAGCCACTAAGATTTCCAGCTGCAGCATGGCTTAATCTGGCGAGAGGGGTGCCAAATCGCCCAGCTCCGCTAACACTAGCATCAGGCTCGCCATTTAGCAATCGACCTCCGATTTCGCCAGCTCATTTCATATCCAGCTTTATAGCCTCCCACCCGCATTATCCCTACCTCTCTCCGTTGGGTCTTCCTCCTCCATCGGATGGAAAGAAATCTCTTCCCTCTTCGACGGCGTCGtcgtcatcatcgtcgtcttcttcgtcAGCCGTTTCCCAGCAAACGCACAAGTCGACCAGCCCAAGGACGTCTAACAACTTCCCCACACCTACTTTTAACCTGAATGCTTTACAGCAGTGTACTTACCCATCGAGCCTGTCCCCTTTGTTACCAAATCTTCCACGTGAATTGGTCGGTTCATTTTACCATTCATCGTATGTCCCTCGGCCTTTCATGTCAAATCGTGGAAGCCCCCACATTTCTCCAAaatctctttcttcttcttcttcatctgtTAATAACAATAGTGGTGGAGGTTTTCATCCCTCTATGCCTCCGACtgtgacgacgacgacaaccaACAGTCCTTCTTCTACGACGGGAAAGAAATCATCGCCTGGTTTACGACCGCTTGTACCCCGACGAACTGTTGCCCCACCTCCCCCTTTAGTACCTATTGGGACTACCCCTAGTTCTGTGCGTTCACCTCCAACACTTCTCCCCATTAATGAAGTCGTCGAAAAAGACTTGTCTGCTGCTAAAACAACCCCTTCTCCCACAGCTTCGAACTGCAAAACAGTCGTGGAAAGCATTGTTACTCGGATGGACGAAGACATCAAAAGCGACGCAGCTTCTAAACCGAGTGATTGCGAACCTGTTACAGCtgaacaagaaaatcaacattCTCCTCGCCAAGAAAACGGCAAAGCAGAAGTGGATTGTGGGAAAGTCGATGCTCTGAAAATATTGCCATCCGAATGTTCGGTTAGTAAAACTGCGTCGGATAATGTCAATTCAGAACTAGAAAACCAATCAGATTCCAAGGTAGAAGTTGCTGCCACGACTCCGTCTTAA
- the LOC116918696 gene encoding COMM domain-containing protein 3 isoform X1 — protein sequence MVDNTFFELSSIVQSNLLSLSDTKTGVSLEEFGTIIDTVCNSLAKIPSTDESQNAIKQLEVNKPLGKLGPQRISELYTSLSKFIIQAASQNISSSQLKSKLKTFNWSSEKIDRLMKVFLVNQSKIQAVLRLYGTSPPKLVDVNWRLDYRLETNTRGPVHELMYIIELIMEDKGRRELLTFTASHAELEDLVNTLKDACHSVKRVALLKLGLQKKGNKLTHEVQ from the exons atggttgacaACACATTCTTCGAACTCTCTAGTATTGTTCAAAGTAACCTCCTATCACTTAGTGATACCAAAACAGGTGTTTCATTGGAAGAATTTGGTACAATCATCGATACAGTTTGTAATAGTTTGGCTAAGATCCCAAGCACGGACGAGTCACAAAATGCAATCAAGCAGTTAGAAG TTAACAAACCTTTAGGAAAATTGGGCCCACAGAGAATATCAGAGTTGTACACAAGCCTTTCTAAATTTATAATCCAAGCGGCATCCCAAAATATTTCATCCAGTCAACTGAAGTCTAAACTGAAAACATTCAACTGGTCCTCTGAAAAAATTGATAGACTTATGAAAGTCTTTTTGGTCAACCAAAGCAAAATCCAAGCAGTCCTAAGGCTGTATGGTACAAGTCCACCAAAATTAGTTGATGTCAATTGGAGGCTAGATTATCGATTAGAG ACCAATACTAGAGGACCTGTTCATGAGTTGATGTATATTATTGAATTAATCATGGAGGACAAAGGCCGCCGTGAGCTGTTGACCTTTACTGCGTCTCACGCAGAATTGGAAGACTTGGTGAACACACTTAAAGATGCGTGTCATTCTGTCAAACGTGTTGCATTG TTAAAACTAGgattacaaaaaaagggaaacaaactAACGCACGAAGTACAGTGA
- the LOC116918696 gene encoding COMM domain-containing protein 3 isoform X2 produces the protein MVDNTFFELSSIVQSNLLSLSDTKTGVSLEEFGTIIDTVCNSLAKIPSTDESQNAIKQLEVNKPLGKLGPQRISELYTSLSKFIIQAASQNISSSQLKSKLKTFNWSSEKIDRLMKVFLVNQSKIQAVLRLYGTSPPKLVDVNWRLDYRLETNTRGPVHELMYIIELIMEDKGRRELLTFTASHAELEDLVNTLKDACHSVKRVALDYKKRETN, from the exons atggttgacaACACATTCTTCGAACTCTCTAGTATTGTTCAAAGTAACCTCCTATCACTTAGTGATACCAAAACAGGTGTTTCATTGGAAGAATTTGGTACAATCATCGATACAGTTTGTAATAGTTTGGCTAAGATCCCAAGCACGGACGAGTCACAAAATGCAATCAAGCAGTTAGAAG TTAACAAACCTTTAGGAAAATTGGGCCCACAGAGAATATCAGAGTTGTACACAAGCCTTTCTAAATTTATAATCCAAGCGGCATCCCAAAATATTTCATCCAGTCAACTGAAGTCTAAACTGAAAACATTCAACTGGTCCTCTGAAAAAATTGATAGACTTATGAAAGTCTTTTTGGTCAACCAAAGCAAAATCCAAGCAGTCCTAAGGCTGTATGGTACAAGTCCACCAAAATTAGTTGATGTCAATTGGAGGCTAGATTATCGATTAGAG ACCAATACTAGAGGACCTGTTCATGAGTTGATGTATATTATTGAATTAATCATGGAGGACAAAGGCCGCCGTGAGCTGTTGACCTTTACTGCGTCTCACGCAGAATTGGAAGACTTGGTGAACACACTTAAAGATGCGTGTCATTCTGTCAAACGTGTTGCATTG gattacaaaaaaagggaaacaaactAA
- the LOC116919875 gene encoding corepressor interacting with RBPJ 1: MGKGFNNYMCKKFFHPGSRDNLKRVWMAQQKTDAEKKKQEELKAQYEKEQDLYVNKSLVSKESKEKLSVNFLYEPPPGMKKEREREDGEPEFKFEWQRKYNAPREDYCRDNEDIRDQPFGIAVRNVRCIKCHKWGHVNTDRECPLFNKARDAFDEAVAGPDPSEKLMSDMKETGLAMTKSAISTLEQMSIPMQGLLNKSEEEPIAEELTFLKTLSTKEKKKLLKKLEKLEDKQKGKKKKKEKNKRESSSPPQLKSSSSSKEDSKRSSRIYDDDNVSRREEPSHSRYRRSRSRERGERTRAHERDNTSRARERDGTSRAHERDSTNRAYEKDSTNRAYERDSTNRAFERDSTNRAYEKDSTNRAYEKDSTNRRPEPSRSHDRRSRSRERGERKRRRGESTDRKSEKKHRE, encoded by the exons ATGGGTAAAGGATTCAACAATTACATGTGCAAAAAATTCTTCCATCCTGGATCACGAGATAACTTGAAAAGG gtATGGATGGCCCAACAAAAGACTGatgctgaaaagaaaaagcaggAAGAGTTAAAAGCTCAATATGAAAAGGAACAAGATCTATATGTCAACAA ATCGCTTGTCAgcaaagaaagcaaagaaaaattgagTGTAAATTTTTTGTATGAACCACCACCAGGAatgaaaaaggagagagagagggaagaTGGAGAGCCAGAATTTAAATTTGAATGGCAGAGAAAATACAATGCTCCTCGTGAAGACTATTGTCGTGACAATGAAGACATTCGCGATCAGCCTTTTGGCATTGCAGTTAGAAATGTCCGTTGCATTAAATGCCACAAATGGGGACATGTTAATACTG ACAGAGAATGTCCCTTGTTCAACAAGGCCAGAGATGCCTTTGATGAAGCTGTTGCCGGACCAGATCCCTCTGAAAAATTGATGAGTGACATGAAGGAAACTGGTTTGGCCATGACTAAAAGTGCCATTAGCACTTTAGAACAAATGTCAATTCCAATGCAG GGGCTATTAAACAAATCAGAAGAGGAACCCATTGCTGAGGAATTGACATTTCTAAAAACCCTATCAactaaagaaaagaagaaattattGAA AAAGTTAGAGAAATTGGAggacaaacaaaaaggaaaaaagaaaaagaaggagaaaaacaaacgtgAAAGCAGCAGTCCGCCTCAGCTTAAATCATCCTCGTCGAGCAAAGAGGATAGCAAAAGATCAAGTCGAATCTATGATGATGATAATGTTAGCCGCCGCGAAGAACCATCTCACAGCCGTTACAGACGATCGCGATCCAGAGAGAGAGGAGAACGCACTCGAGCGCATGAGAGAGATAACACAAGTCGAGCCCGTGAGAGGGATGGTACTAGTCGAGCCCATGAAAGGGATAGTACTAATCGAGCCTATGAAAAGGATAGTACTAATCGAGCCTATGAAAGGGATAGTACTAATCGAGCCTTTGAAAGGGATAGTACTAATCGAGCCTATGAAAAGGATAGTACTAATCGAGCCTATGAAAAGGATAGTACTAATCGACGCCCAGAACCATCTCGCAGCCATGACAGACGATCTCGATCGAGAGAAAGAGGAGAACGCAAACGGAGACGCGGGGAATCAACCGACAGAAAGAGTGAGAAAAAACATAGAGAGTAA